The following coding sequences are from one Halobaculum sp. XH14 window:
- a CDS encoding thiolase C-terminal domain-containing protein has translation MTRSVGIVGGGHTRWGRREATWKDLAAEAGKATFDAVPDVGPEDVEGLFVGAVQPERFAFQTHVAPLVAELLGINVDAMMARTELACASGQAALRYAWLAIAAGQLDTALVLGVEKMNLPESAGEEMQASMTNVLDREFDGVNGLNAPPYFAMIAQRHMHEYDTTREQVAQVSAKNKSHAAHTEYAQFRDEVTVDDVLESYPLSPPLCLYDCSGVTDGAAGLLLMSEEKAREVTDEATWITGSGQACMASNSINNLPSLSAWPQATVAAEGAYEDAGIDDPLREIDVAEIHDCFSISEIVEYEDLGWVEKGEGGQFVEDGRSELDGDIGVNPRGGLLGCGHPLGATGISQALEIHDQFRGDVPDERRVPDPETGLIHNLSGSGSVHSVMVMERERP, from the coding sequence ATGACGCGGTCGGTCGGCATCGTCGGCGGCGGGCACACGCGGTGGGGCCGCCGCGAGGCGACGTGGAAGGATCTGGCGGCGGAGGCCGGCAAGGCGACGTTCGACGCGGTGCCGGACGTCGGCCCCGAGGACGTGGAGGGGCTGTTCGTCGGCGCGGTCCAGCCCGAGCGGTTCGCGTTCCAGACGCACGTCGCGCCGCTGGTCGCCGAACTGCTCGGCATCAACGTCGACGCGATGATGGCCCGCACCGAACTCGCCTGCGCGAGCGGCCAGGCGGCGCTCCGCTACGCGTGGCTCGCCATCGCGGCCGGACAGCTCGACACGGCGCTGGTGCTCGGCGTCGAGAAGATGAACCTCCCCGAGTCCGCGGGCGAGGAGATGCAGGCGAGCATGACGAACGTGCTCGACCGGGAGTTCGACGGCGTCAACGGGCTGAACGCGCCGCCGTACTTCGCGATGATCGCCCAGCGACACATGCACGAGTACGACACCACGCGCGAGCAGGTCGCGCAGGTGAGCGCGAAGAACAAGAGCCACGCCGCCCACACCGAGTACGCCCAGTTCCGCGACGAGGTGACCGTCGACGACGTGCTGGAGTCGTACCCGCTCTCGCCGCCGCTGTGTCTGTACGACTGTAGCGGCGTCACGGACGGCGCGGCCGGGCTGCTCCTCATGAGCGAGGAGAAGGCCCGCGAGGTCACCGACGAGGCGACCTGGATCACGGGCAGCGGGCAGGCCTGCATGGCGAGCAACTCCATCAACAACCTCCCGTCGCTGTCGGCGTGGCCGCAGGCGACCGTCGCCGCCGAGGGAGCCTACGAGGACGCGGGCATCGACGACCCGCTCCGCGAGATCGACGTCGCGGAGATCCACGACTGCTTCTCGATCAGCGAGATCGTCGAGTACGAGGACCTCGGCTGGGTCGAGAAGGGCGAGGGCGGCCAGTTCGTCGAGGACGGCCGGAGCGAACTCGACGGCGACATCGGCGTCAACCCGCGCGGCGGCCTGCTCGGCTGCGGGCACCCGCTCGGCGCGACGGGGATCTCGCAGGCGCTGGAGATCCACGACCAGTTCCGCGGCGACGTGCCCGACGAGCGGCGCGTCCCCGACCCGGAGACGGGGCTGATCCACAACCTCAGCGGGAGCGGCTCGGTTCACAGCGTCATGGTCATGGAGCGTGAGCGCCCATGA
- a CDS encoding 3-hydroxyacyl-CoA dehydrogenase/enoyl-CoA hydratase family protein, with amino-acid sequence MVVDTIERVAVLGAGSMGHGIAEVAALGGYDVTLRDVEADLVRDGYESIEWSLEKLEEKGQIDESARSVLDRIDTATELEAAVHDADLVVEAAPEKMALKREIFADLDELAPADAILATNTSSLSITEISEATDRPGRVVGTHFFNPPVKMDLVEVVYGDHTADGTAETAAAWAESIDKTPIFVRKDVNGFVVNNVLVPFMAEAAWMLSADETEVREADAAMVFRRGYPMGPFELADFTGIDIGYHARKEAGRPIPPVWKEKVESGHLGKKSGRGYYDHEDGEGVDYEHGQGEGFDTLRIEARMVNEAAKLVGAGVAPPEEIDVGMRLGGGFAEGVCRMADKRGLDAIHEKLASLYEETGEARYEPADYLRERVEAGHTGEAAGEGFYDYSHGGPYHYLAHELDDDGVLRVTFEREERLNAFNDDMLAEVDRLLGEVDTEEVSCVVFEGSGGTFSAGADLTAFPTAEPRDMMDVDDVFRTVYEFERPTLAKIDGYCLGAGFELALACDMRVATEDAAFGTPEIDLGVIPGGGATQRLVRLVGEVRTKELVFRGNHVDAETAADWGVINRAVPAGEFDDVVDDYVEDLVSGPPVALKVAKKVINDGQDASLETALNLESQGFGLLVSTDDMLEGVTAFRDDREPEFEGE; translated from the coding sequence ATGGTTGTGGATACGATCGAAAGGGTCGCCGTCCTCGGCGCGGGGAGCATGGGCCACGGCATCGCCGAGGTGGCGGCGCTGGGCGGGTACGACGTGACGCTCCGCGACGTCGAGGCGGACCTGGTCCGCGACGGCTACGAGAGCATCGAGTGGAGCCTCGAGAAGCTCGAGGAGAAGGGGCAGATCGACGAGTCGGCCCGTTCGGTGCTCGACCGGATCGACACGGCGACCGAGCTGGAGGCGGCCGTCCACGACGCCGACCTCGTCGTCGAGGCCGCGCCCGAGAAGATGGCCCTCAAGCGGGAGATATTCGCCGACCTGGACGAGCTGGCCCCGGCGGACGCGATCCTGGCGACCAACACCTCGAGCCTCTCGATCACGGAGATCTCGGAGGCGACCGACCGGCCCGGGCGGGTCGTCGGGACGCACTTTTTCAACCCGCCGGTGAAGATGGACCTGGTCGAGGTCGTGTACGGCGACCACACCGCGGACGGGACGGCCGAGACCGCGGCCGCGTGGGCCGAGTCGATCGACAAGACGCCGATCTTCGTCCGCAAGGACGTGAACGGCTTCGTCGTCAACAACGTGCTGGTCCCGTTCATGGCCGAGGCCGCCTGGATGCTCTCGGCCGACGAGACCGAGGTGCGCGAGGCCGACGCCGCGATGGTGTTCCGGCGCGGCTACCCGATGGGGCCGTTCGAACTGGCCGACTTCACCGGCATCGACATCGGCTATCACGCCCGCAAGGAGGCCGGCCGGCCGATCCCGCCGGTGTGGAAGGAGAAGGTCGAGAGCGGTCACCTGGGGAAGAAGTCGGGGCGGGGCTACTACGATCACGAGGACGGCGAGGGCGTGGACTACGAGCACGGCCAGGGCGAGGGGTTCGACACGCTCCGGATCGAGGCCCGGATGGTCAACGAGGCCGCGAAGCTCGTCGGGGCCGGCGTGGCCCCGCCCGAGGAGATCGACGTCGGGATGCGCCTCGGCGGCGGGTTCGCCGAGGGGGTCTGCCGGATGGCCGACAAGCGCGGGCTCGACGCGATCCACGAGAAGCTGGCGTCGCTGTACGAGGAGACGGGCGAGGCGCGGTACGAGCCGGCCGACTACCTGCGCGAGCGCGTCGAGGCGGGCCACACGGGCGAGGCCGCCGGCGAGGGGTTCTACGACTACAGCCACGGCGGGCCGTACCACTACCTCGCGCACGAACTCGACGACGACGGCGTCCTGCGCGTGACGTTCGAGCGCGAGGAGCGGCTCAACGCGTTCAACGACGACATGCTGGCGGAGGTCGACCGCCTGCTCGGGGAGGTCGACACCGAGGAGGTCTCCTGCGTGGTGTTCGAGGGCAGCGGGGGGACGTTCAGCGCCGGGGCCGACCTGACCGCGTTCCCGACCGCGGAGCCGCGGGACATGATGGACGTCGACGACGTGTTCCGGACGGTGTACGAGTTCGAGCGGCCGACGCTCGCCAAGATCGACGGCTACTGTCTCGGCGCGGGGTTCGAACTCGCGCTCGCCTGCGACATGCGGGTCGCCACCGAGGACGCCGCGTTCGGGACGCCCGAGATTGACCTCGGCGTCATCCCGGGCGGGGGCGCGACCCAGCGGCTCGTCCGCCTCGTCGGCGAGGTGCGGACGAAGGAGCTGGTGTTCCGGGGGAACCACGTCGACGCCGAGACGGCCGCCGACTGGGGCGTCATCAACCGCGCCGTCCCCGCCGGGGAGTTCGACGACGTCGTCGACGACTACGTCGAGGACCTCGTCTCCGGCCCGCCGGTCGCGCTGAAGGTGGCGAAGAAGGTCATCAACGACGGGCAGGACGCGAGCCTGGAGACGGCGCTGAACCTGGAGAGCCAGGGGTTCGGCCTGCTCGTGAGCACCGACGACATGCTGGAGGGCGTGACCGCGTTCCGCGACGACCGCGAGCCCGAGTTCGAGGGCGAGTAG
- a CDS encoding winged helix-turn-helix domain-containing protein gives MSDSEPDWEFKRRDVLILRELATDPQRSAREITEVLAEDHGVDISHVTVSKSIRNMREEGVFREAIIPNEEYFIFEKFEFKFNPEHFADEWREAMEYIRDDEHTLFYFLSDGEYQWTSVMMFPSREAGSQWIHEFYKEHGRVISNLRNSVMTNVLKFGTDPRLFDSLSSNERD, from the coding sequence ATGTCCGACTCGGAACCCGACTGGGAGTTCAAGCGGCGTGACGTGCTGATCCTCCGCGAGCTGGCGACCGACCCGCAGCGCTCGGCCCGCGAGATCACCGAGGTGTTAGCGGAGGACCACGGCGTGGACATCTCCCACGTCACCGTGAGCAAGTCGATCCGGAACATGCGCGAGGAGGGCGTGTTCCGGGAGGCGATCATCCCGAACGAGGAGTACTTCATCTTCGAGAAGTTCGAGTTCAAGTTCAACCCCGAGCACTTCGCCGACGAGTGGCGCGAGGCGATGGAGTACATCCGCGACGACGAGCACACGCTGTTCTACTTCCTCTCGGACGGCGAGTACCAGTGGACGTCGGTGATGATGTTCCCGAGCCGCGAGGCCGGCTCCCAGTGGATCCACGAGTTCTACAAGGAGCACGGCCGGGTGATCAGCAACCTCCGCAACTCGGTGATGACGAACGTCCTCAAGTTCGGGACCGACCCGCGACTGTTCGATAGCCTGTCGTCGAACGAACGGGACTGA
- a CDS encoding long-chain fatty acid--CoA ligase, producing MHEYDLTITTFLERATELYGHKEIVTKLPDGGLHRYTYADAADRIAQLAHALDEFGLDRGDRVAAMAANHFRHYELYFGPACSGRSVHTVNHRLPDEHLVHIINEAEDRLAFVDPEFLETVEGVADDLETVERYVVLADEVPDTSLGPVVDYESFIDGYATEYDWPDLDEDTECGLCYTSGTTGLPKGVQYYHRKVYLHTMAHGHVDVFGVGERDTVMPVVPMFHVNGWGFPYTATFFGSGLVLPGGHTDVESVAGLIDDEDVTVAAAVPTVWIDMESHLGDDEAGVLDSLDRVLTGGSSPPESLMRHYDEVYEAPIHQGYGMTEASPHLVNTFVTTEAETLPEETRYRLRMKAGIPAPGVQIRLRDSEGEPVPHDGETRGEIHARAPWLIDEYYERPEANEESFSEDGWFETGDIGTIDEHGYLDVVDRLDDVIKSGGEWIPSIQLENELMGHDGVEEAVVIGADHEKWQERPVAYVVRADGSADEAALREHLLDRYPKWWLPDLFVFVEDVPRTTTGKFDKKLLRDSFDEEFGTLPTEE from the coding sequence ATGCACGAGTACGACCTCACCATCACGACGTTCCTCGAACGCGCGACCGAGCTGTACGGCCACAAGGAGATCGTCACGAAGCTCCCCGACGGGGGCCTGCACCGCTACACGTACGCGGACGCCGCCGATCGCATCGCGCAACTCGCACACGCGCTCGACGAGTTCGGGCTCGACCGCGGCGACCGCGTGGCGGCGATGGCGGCGAACCACTTCCGCCACTACGAACTGTACTTCGGTCCGGCCTGTAGCGGCCGCAGCGTCCACACGGTGAACCACCGGCTGCCCGACGAGCACCTGGTCCACATCATCAACGAGGCGGAAGACAGGCTGGCCTTCGTCGACCCCGAGTTCCTGGAGACGGTCGAGGGCGTCGCCGACGACCTGGAGACCGTCGAGCGGTACGTCGTCCTCGCCGACGAGGTGCCCGACACCTCTCTCGGCCCGGTCGTCGACTACGAGTCGTTCATCGACGGCTACGCGACCGAGTACGACTGGCCCGACCTCGACGAGGACACCGAGTGCGGGCTCTGCTACACCTCGGGGACGACGGGGCTCCCGAAGGGCGTCCAGTACTACCACCGGAAGGTGTACCTCCACACGATGGCCCACGGCCACGTCGACGTGTTCGGCGTCGGCGAGCGCGACACGGTGATGCCGGTCGTGCCGATGTTCCACGTCAACGGGTGGGGGTTCCCGTACACGGCGACGTTCTTCGGCTCCGGGCTCGTCCTGCCGGGCGGCCACACGGACGTCGAGTCGGTCGCCGGCCTGATCGACGACGAGGACGTGACCGTCGCTGCGGCGGTGCCGACCGTCTGGATCGACATGGAGTCGCACCTCGGCGACGACGAGGCGGGCGTCCTCGACAGCCTCGACCGCGTGCTCACCGGGGGGAGTTCCCCGCCGGAGTCGCTCATGCGCCACTACGACGAGGTGTACGAGGCTCCGATCCACCAGGGGTACGGCATGACCGAGGCGTCCCCGCATCTGGTCAACACGTTCGTGACGACCGAGGCCGAGACGCTCCCCGAGGAGACCCGCTACCGGCTCCGGATGAAGGCGGGCATCCCCGCCCCCGGCGTGCAGATCCGCCTCCGCGACTCCGAGGGCGAGCCGGTCCCCCACGACGGCGAGACGCGCGGGGAGATCCACGCCCGCGCGCCGTGGCTCATCGACGAGTACTACGAGCGCCCCGAGGCGAACGAGGAGTCGTTCTCCGAGGACGGGTGGTTCGAGACGGGCGACATCGGCACCATCGACGAGCACGGCTACCTCGACGTGGTCGACCGCCTCGACGACGTCATCAAGTCCGGCGGGGAGTGGATCCCCTCGATCCAGCTGGAGAACGAACTCATGGGCCACGACGGCGTCGAGGAGGCGGTCGTCATCGGGGCCGACCACGAGAAGTGGCAGGAGCGCCCGGTGGCGTACGTCGTCCGCGCGGACGGGTCGGCCGACGAGGCCGCCCTCCGCGAGCACCTGCTCGACCGCTACCCGAAGTGGTGGCTCCCGGACCTGTTCGTGTTCGTCGAGGACGTGCCGCGAACCACGACCGGGAAGTTCGACAAGAAGCTGCTGCGCGACTCGTTCGACGAGGAGTTCGGCACCCTCCCGACCGAGGAGTGA
- a CDS encoding aldehyde dehydrogenase family protein has translation MGDSISIDADWNDLYVDGEWVESAGDGTIDVEDPSTRETVAQVPAAVESDVDDAYEAAQAAHEEWADAPPARRQQAAQAFVDGLEAHKEGIVELLEYEAGGSRAMGETSIKIATDQAAEAATLPRRMKGEHAGSNVPGKENIVERVPKGVVTVISPWNFPLNLSMRAVAPAIAAGNAVVVKPASNTPITGGLLFAKLAEEAGLPDGVLNVVTGRGSDVGDAVASHRHGDVVAFTGSTPVGRRVASKAAENLATPAMELGGNNAHVVTADADLDRAVDAATFGSFVHQGQVCISINRHLVHEDAYDEYVDALVDRAESLPVGTAHDPGTVVGPIIDESQRDQMLGYVEETVEAGATLETGGETVELDGVDDSLVVAPTVLSEVTNDMAAACNEHFGPVAPVIPFSDVDEAVELANDTEHGLSGSVHAGDLGTAREIADRMETGMVHIGDQPINDEAHVPFSGTGASGMGGYNSDEFLHEVTETKWISIQHEPREYPF, from the coding sequence ATGGGAGACAGTATCTCGATAGACGCCGACTGGAACGACCTATACGTCGACGGCGAGTGGGTCGAATCGGCCGGCGACGGGACCATCGACGTCGAGGACCCCTCGACGCGCGAGACGGTCGCGCAGGTCCCGGCCGCGGTCGAGTCGGACGTGGACGACGCCTACGAGGCCGCGCAGGCGGCCCACGAGGAGTGGGCGGACGCGCCCCCGGCCCGACGGCAGCAGGCCGCGCAGGCGTTCGTCGACGGGCTGGAGGCGCACAAGGAGGGGATCGTCGAACTGCTCGAGTACGAGGCGGGCGGCTCGCGCGCGATGGGCGAGACGTCGATCAAGATCGCCACCGACCAGGCCGCCGAGGCGGCGACGCTCCCCCGCCGGATGAAGGGCGAGCACGCGGGCTCGAACGTCCCCGGCAAGGAGAACATCGTCGAGCGCGTCCCGAAGGGCGTCGTCACCGTCATCTCGCCCTGGAACTTCCCGCTCAACCTGTCGATGCGGGCGGTCGCGCCGGCCATCGCCGCCGGCAACGCGGTCGTCGTCAAGCCGGCGTCGAACACGCCGATCACGGGCGGACTCCTCTTCGCGAAGCTCGCCGAGGAGGCGGGTCTCCCGGACGGCGTGCTCAACGTCGTCACGGGCCGCGGCTCCGACGTCGGCGACGCGGTCGCGAGCCACCGCCACGGCGACGTCGTCGCGTTCACCGGCTCGACGCCCGTCGGGCGGCGCGTCGCCTCGAAGGCGGCCGAGAACCTCGCCACCCCGGCGATGGAACTGGGCGGCAACAACGCCCACGTCGTCACCGCCGACGCCGACCTCGACCGGGCGGTCGACGCCGCGACCTTCGGCTCGTTCGTCCACCAGGGCCAGGTGTGCATCTCCATCAACCGCCATCTCGTCCACGAGGACGCCTACGACGAGTACGTCGACGCCCTCGTCGACCGGGCGGAGTCGCTCCCGGTCGGCACCGCCCACGACCCCGGGACGGTCGTCGGCCCCATCATCGACGAGTCCCAGCGCGACCAGATGCTGGGGTACGTCGAGGAGACCGTCGAGGCGGGCGCGACGCTGGAGACGGGCGGGGAGACGGTCGAACTCGACGGCGTCGACGACTCGCTCGTCGTCGCCCCGACCGTGCTCTCGGAGGTGACAAACGACATGGCCGCGGCGTGTAACGAGCACTTCGGCCCCGTCGCGCCCGTCATCCCGTTCTCGGACGTGGACGAGGCGGTCGAACTCGCCAACGACACCGAGCACGGGCTCTCGGGCTCGGTCCACGCGGGCGACCTGGGGACCGCGAGGGAGATCGCCGACCGGATGGAGACGGGCATGGTCCACATCGGCGACCAGCCCATCAACGACGAGGCGCACGTTCCCTTCAGCGGCACCGGCGCCTCCGGGATGGGCGGGTACAACAGCGACGAGTTCCTGCACGAGGTGACCGAGACGAAGTGGATCTCGATCCAGCACGAGCCGCGCGAGTACCCGTTCTGA
- a CDS encoding FAD-dependent monooxygenase, with the protein MSESQHDPVVVAGAGPTGMTAALALRARGVPVVVLEAEPEGRNRPGSRAIYVHGTTLHTLERNREGLGKRLADAGLVWPTRRTLFRGKEVFSRTYDSPGGTGDLPHFTSLPQVETEEFLLDALAELDVEIHWDSAVETVESEPDGVRVETEDGREWETPYVVGADGAGSTVRKEIGSNFEGSQSENSFIIADVDEHPDEPRAHERVFHYDHPEVGGRNVLLVPFTGGWRVDIQCKLTDDPERLASDAVVSDMVAKTLGERYRDRVDWVSSYQFKQVTADSFVDEHRRVLLAGEAGHLFAPFGARGMNSGIADADEAASAIAVAARSESDGVARAEVELYGARREAAAEWNKNAAGEALEYLQGDGVVTKFKKRAAAGLSDYYEDAGEWLDDAPYGPRGGPPIATIGRY; encoded by the coding sequence ATGTCCGAGAGTCAGCACGACCCGGTCGTCGTAGCCGGCGCTGGGCCGACGGGGATGACCGCCGCGCTCGCGCTCCGGGCCCGGGGCGTCCCGGTCGTCGTCCTGGAAGCCGAGCCCGAGGGCCGCAACCGGCCGGGGAGCCGGGCAATCTACGTCCACGGCACGACGCTCCACACGCTCGAACGCAACCGCGAGGGGCTGGGCAAGCGGCTCGCCGACGCGGGGCTGGTGTGGCCCACCCGGCGGACGCTGTTCCGCGGGAAGGAGGTGTTCTCGCGCACGTACGACAGCCCGGGCGGCACCGGCGACCTCCCGCACTTCACCAGCCTGCCGCAGGTCGAGACCGAGGAGTTCCTGCTGGACGCGCTGGCGGAACTCGACGTCGAGATCCACTGGGACTCGGCGGTCGAGACGGTCGAGTCGGAGCCCGACGGCGTCCGCGTCGAGACCGAGGACGGCCGCGAGTGGGAGACGCCGTACGTCGTCGGGGCCGACGGGGCCGGCTCGACGGTCCGCAAGGAGATCGGCTCGAACTTCGAGGGGAGCCAGTCGGAGAACTCGTTCATCATCGCCGACGTCGACGAGCACCCGGACGAGCCGCGCGCACACGAACGCGTGTTCCACTACGACCACCCCGAGGTCGGCGGGCGGAACGTCCTGCTCGTGCCGTTCACGGGCGGCTGGCGCGTCGACATCCAGTGCAAGCTGACCGACGACCCCGAGCGGCTGGCGAGCGACGCGGTCGTGAGCGACATGGTGGCAAAGACGCTGGGCGAGCGCTACCGCGACCGGGTCGACTGGGTCTCCTCCTACCAGTTCAAGCAGGTGACCGCCGACTCGTTCGTCGACGAACACCGGCGGGTCCTGCTGGCCGGCGAGGCGGGCCACCTGTTCGCGCCGTTCGGCGCGCGCGGGATGAACTCCGGCATCGCCGACGCCGACGAGGCGGCCTCGGCCATCGCGGTCGCCGCGCGGTCGGAGAGCGACGGGGTCGCCCGCGCAGAGGTCGAACTGTACGGCGCCCGGCGCGAGGCGGCCGCCGAGTGGAACAAGAACGCCGCCGGCGAGGCGCTGGAGTACCTCCAGGGCGACGGCGTCGTGACGAAGTTCAAGAAGCGGGCCGCCGCCGGGCTGTCCGACTACTACGAGGACGCCGGCGAGTGGCTCGACGACGCGCCGTACGGCCCGCGCGGCGGCCCGCCGATCGCCACCATCGGGCGGTACTGA
- a CDS encoding Zn-ribbon domain-containing OB-fold protein — MSDDATPRTDGTEGEAATGRHAHGTDGGREGLLPDGGRRTVELPDTIELPRLLDFYELQTAEHTRIHEFYDRLREGVLSTTRCADCDALHYPPRVVCPECTGEDLEYVELPDTGTLYAFSALRGGAPMGMADEAPFTVGVVDLDGVDVRLSARIDGATVEDLDIGDPVELAVVDVDGPADHERVFYRFEPAGATGGEPTHGDRPAEHAEE; from the coding sequence ATGAGCGACGACGCGACGCCGAGAACGGACGGCACCGAGGGGGAGGCGGCGACGGGCCGCCACGCACACGGGACGGACGGCGGCCGGGAGGGGCTGCTGCCCGACGGTGGCCGTCGGACCGTCGAGCTCCCGGACACCATCGAACTGCCGCGCCTGCTCGACTTCTACGAGCTCCAGACCGCTGAACACACCAGGATTCACGAGTTCTACGACCGGCTGCGCGAGGGCGTCCTCTCGACGACTCGCTGTGCCGACTGCGACGCGCTCCACTACCCGCCGCGGGTGGTCTGTCCCGAGTGTACGGGCGAGGACCTCGAGTACGTCGAGCTCCCCGACACGGGAACGCTGTACGCGTTCAGCGCGCTCCGCGGCGGCGCGCCGATGGGGATGGCCGACGAGGCGCCGTTCACGGTCGGCGTCGTCGACCTCGACGGCGTGGACGTGCGGCTGTCGGCCCGCATCGACGGCGCCACGGTCGAGGACCTCGACATCGGCGACCCGGTCGAGTTGGCGGTCGTCGACGTCGACGGCCCGGCGGACCACGAGCGCGTGTTCTACCGGTTCGAGCCGGCCGGCGCGACGGGCGGCGAACCGACCCACGGCGACCGGCCGGCCGAGCACGCGGAGGAGTGA